Proteins encoded in a region of the Marmota flaviventris isolate mMarFla1 chromosome 3, mMarFla1.hap1, whole genome shotgun sequence genome:
- the LOC139705119 gene encoding protein FAM90A13-like — MGQNIQGLNPQSTLKVDSFLEDPTRFLQVSEYLRTIVPMQQGMRESPMSASEGMGPDLKKMRQSAEHASQPLAPSLIQIQNKKHQQRGAVGHRAPPPEEEDPRLKCKDCGAFGHTARSRRCPIKCWDGALAPQPLGPKKEKENQAPSKPRNLQNTGACEQPARMKGQVQRQEEERGKALLQTGSSHRRPQERQQPKWKEETEPSAYLRKPSRPLPVHTTRTRCVLGSGFESQPCVQSSDESLTFTSAHPFQRPKRGLHSGPGIQKKQDVSVPGTIHLVARHSGQNPGLLGKKAPETPEVVSSKVAQTSAKILGGGHVLHPPSLARCPDVSKEPCLQPAACPQGQGHKLSLQAPGKRQAQVHIQTGQNAPKKLRLGHSLTPRGNTCRPGSEARKSLPAWQDTSGIGLKGSPQVTRKSPAHDSSMDLRPPKESPFLNPVEPCTKSSPPAPSCVPRQPLRMLFKRMHKNWWRSRFIADLPSSPTAKTSALADTPPYLDESDSPSSHEPVSVLYEDLQVSSSSEDSDMEHRAKNVPEMEPDSLMRRGGSVTCVHVTVRLKTGCGAFCALVHGDKEFLQIAVVLEESDP, encoded by the exons GAAAGCCCAATGTCAGCATCTGAGGGAATGGGACCTGACTTGAAGAAGATGAGACAGTCGGCAGAGCATGCCTCACAGCCTCTGGCCCCGAGCCTCATTCAAATCCAGAATAAGAAGCACCAGCAGAGGGGAGCTGTGGGGCATAGGGCTCCTCCCCCTGAAGAGGAGGACCCCAGG CTGAAGTGTAAGGACTGTGGGGCTTTTGGACACACTGCGAGGAGCAGAAGATGCCCCATCAAGTGCTGGGATGGTGCGCTGGCCCCACAACCCTTGGGcccaaagaaagagaaggagaaccAGGCACCAAGCAAGCCTAGGAATCTCCAGAACACAGGGGCCTGTGAGCAGCCAGCCAGAATGAAGGGCCAGGTGCAGAG GCAAGAAGAGGAACGGGGAAAGGCTCTACTCCAGACAGGGAGTTCCCATAGGAGACCCCAGGAGAGGCAGCAACCCAAATGGAAGGAAGAGACAGAACCCAGTGCCTACCTAAGG AAACCCAGCAGGCCACTGCCCGTCCACACGACCAGGACGAGGTGTGTCCTGGGCTCTGGGTTTGAGAGTCAGCCTTGTGTCCAGAGCTCGGATGAGAGTCTCACCTTCACTAGCGCACATCCCTTTCAGAGACCCAAACGTGGACTCCACTCAGGTCCCGGGATCCAGAAAAAACAGGATGTGAGCGTCCCTGGCACCATCCATCTGGTAGCAAGGCACTCAGGGCAGAACCCTGGCCTCCTTGGGAAGAAAGCACCTGAAACACCAGAGGTTGTCTCCTCTAAAGTTGCCCAGACTTCTGCCAAAATTCTCGGAGGGGGCCATGTGCTCCACCCTCCATCACTAGCCAGGTGTCCTGATGTGAGCAAAGAGCCCTGCCTGCAGCCTGCAGCATGTCCACAGGGCCAGGGCCACAAACTCAGCCTCCAGGCCCCAGGCAAGAGACAAGCTCAGGTCCACATCCAGACTGGCCAGAACGCCCCAAAGAAACTCAGGCTGGGGCACAGTCTCACTCCACGGGGGAACACCTGCAGGCCAGGCTCGGAGGCTAGGAAGTCTCTGCCTGCTTGGCAAGATACAAGTGGTATCGGACTAAAAGGGTCACCCCAGGTGACCAGAAAATCTCCAGCCCATGATTCCAGCATGGATCTTCGCCCTCCCAAGGAAAGCCCTTTCCTGAATCCAGTCGAGCCTTGCACCAAATCGAGTCCACCAGCACCCAGCTGTGTTCCCCGACAGCCCCTCCGAATGCTCTTCAAGAGAATGCACAAGAACTGGTGGAGATCCAGGTTCATTGCCgatctcccttcctctcccactgcAAAGACCAGTGCTCTTGCTGACACTCCTCCCTATCTTGATGAGTCGGACAGTCCCAGCTCCCATGAGCCAGTGAGTGTCCTCTATGAAGACCTTCAGGTGTCGTCCTCCTCTGAGGACAGTGACATGGA GCATAGGGCCAAGAATGTCCCTGAAATGGAGCCTGATTCTCTGATGCGCAGAGGTGGATCAGTCACCTGTGTGCATGTGACAGTGAGATTAAAAACGGGTTGTGGGGCTTTCTGTGCCCTGGTGCATGGAGACAAGGAATTCCTACAGATTGCAGTGGTATTGGAGGAGTCAGACCCTTGA